A segment of the Echinicola strongylocentroti genome:
TCCACAAAAACGCTGGTTACTGCATCGCTCAGTCCTGCATCCATCGTGAACTTGGTGCGGTCCCAGTCACAGGAGGCGCCCAGTTTCTTCAGCTGCTCTAGGATGATGCCACCGTATTTTTCTTTCCATTCCCAGGCATGGGTGAGGAAGTCTTCTCGTGAAATGGATTTTTTGTCTATGCCTTTTTCCTTCAACAGCGCCACGACCTTTGCCTCGGTGGCAATGGAAGCATGATCTGTACCGGGTACCCAGCAGGCGTTTTTGCCTTCCATGCGTGCCTTTCTCACCAATACATCCTGAATGGTGTTGTTCAGCATGTGTCCCATGTGCAGCACTCCTGTCACATTGGGCGGAGGGATGACGATGGAATAGGGCTCTTTGTTATAATCTACTGTCGAGCTGAATAACTTATTTTCCATCCAGAATTCATACCATTTGGACTCGGCTTCTGCTGGATTATATTTTGTTGAAAGGGACATAGTCAATTTTAGTGTTGTCGCAATATGAATCTATCTCAGAGCGCAAAAATAATAGAAATATCTCTCATGACCTTAAAATCTGAATAATTAAGGTCACCTACAGCCAGAAGTAAACCTGAAAATTAACATGGAGTTTGCAGAATTTGGTTATTCGCTTTCTTTCCAGTTGATTTTATTGCTCACGGAACGCACAGCACAGGGCGAACGCATTTAAAAAAGTATCCCAGCTTGAATATATATCTGCCGTTCCTATGGGCTAAAAATGAGTGGATCTGGCTTGTCCCCTGTACGAGCTAACTCATTTTCTTAACACCCTCATCAACTGTCCCAAAACCGAATGCTCCAACGGTCGAATAATGGACTCACATCGAAGCGACTGATTTTGTCCGCCGCGGCGGATCAGTCCGCAATAGATAGGCTAATGCATATTCCGGGCAATGTCGTTTAGTTAGTGTGTATCTGGAAATATTGGTTTAATTATTTTTCTTGCTAAATTCTAAGATAGTTTTCATCTCTTTACCTTTGTTACTTTTTTGCTGCAGGTCAAAAAAGTAACCAAAAAACCCCGCCGCTGTGCATCTATTGGTCTAAAATTAAAACCTTCCCTCATGCAGGCAAACTCCTCCTTTTTAGCTGCCAACATTCTTTTTGGCCAGTATTTCGTCAAACAAGCCTGCCTTCTTGCCCACCCGCTTTTTAATTTCTTAACGCCCAATACCTGCAAGGCGGATCCATTTTATACATGTTTAAAAAGACGATGGATTAAAACCATAATTCTCTCAATGGACGATCCGTATTGGGAAATCTTCTTAACTAAACGATATTGATATTCCGGGTTAAACTCATCTAAATCATTCTCCCCACCTGGGCAGACAGATGCGATGCTTTATTCGTCCTCTAAACCAACTGATGTCCTTGCTCTTTTCAGCATTTTCTGCGATAGGCTGTTGCTATTTTATTGTACAAACATGGAGAAAGTGCCAGCGGCACGATGGATTTAGTAACCTGCGGATTCATCCGCTGGATGTTAAGGCCTCCTCTACCTCCAGAAGGAGTGCCAGCGGCACGGATGATAGCTGCCCTACACGAAATTAATGTTAAATGCGTTTGCCCTGACGCACAGCACTCCCCGAATGAAATAAGGTTTTTCTGGGATTTCCGGGGTTTCTGTGAGAGCCTCTTTCCCATTTCTGTGATTACCGGTGTCATTGCGGGTATAGATATTGCACAATTTGCCAAAATTGGGCAAATCTTCTTGGAGCCAATCGTCCCATAAGTTTTTTTATACATGGATAGTGTTAATTTTGTAAGAACCAGCAAGTATTCTGACAAAGCCAAACCAGTTAAAACGCGCCCTCCCTGAAAGAGGAAAGGTTGGTTTGGGCTGCAAGGTAACTTTTGACCATACCCTAATCACCGAATGCAAATGAAAGAGCAGAAAGTAAAGGCATTGAAAAGCTGGGTGCAAATCCCAAAAAATTCAGATTTTACTATTTATAATTTGCCCTTTGGCATTTTTAAAAACAAAAGACTTTCCCCCAGAATAGGTATGGCCATTGGGGACAAGATTGTGGATCTACACATTCTTCATCAAGAAGGTTTCTTTTCGTCCATGCACTTAGCAGACGATACGTTTTTACAGGATAGTCTCAATGGATTTATCGCGTTGGGAAAACCCATTACCCGCAAAGTCCGGGAGGTGGTACAGCAGTTATTGTTGGAGGATAATTCAGCACTGAAAGATCATCGAGCCCGCGGTAAAGTAATGGTCAACCGTAAAGAAGCCGTGATGCTAATGCCGGTGAAAGTGGGGGATTATACGGATTTCTATAGTAGTAAGGAGCATGCTACCAATGTGGGGACCATGTTTCGCGATCCAGAAAATGCCCTGATGCCCAATTGGAAACACTTACCAGTGGGCTACCACGGAAGAGCCTCCTCCATCGTTCCTTCAGGTACTCCGATCCATCGTCCAAAAGGACAGTTCAAAGACCCCGATGCCGACAGGCCTTCCTTTGGGCCGAGTAAGTGCTTGGATTTTGAGTTGGAAGTAGCTTTTATCACTGGGAAAAACACCAAAATGGGGGAGCGCATCAAGACCGAAGAGGCCGAAGATAGTATCTTTGGTTTAGTGCTTTTTAATGACTGGTCGGCAAGGGACATTCAGGCATGGGAATATGTGCCCCTGGGGCCGTTTTTGGGCAA
Coding sequences within it:
- the fahA gene encoding fumarylacetoacetase yields the protein MKEQKVKALKSWVQIPKNSDFTIYNLPFGIFKNKRLSPRIGMAIGDKIVDLHILHQEGFFSSMHLADDTFLQDSLNGFIALGKPITRKVREVVQQLLLEDNSALKDHRARGKVMVNRKEAVMLMPVKVGDYTDFYSSKEHATNVGTMFRDPENALMPNWKHLPVGYHGRASSIVPSGTPIHRPKGQFKDPDADRPSFGPSKCLDFELEVAFITGKNTKMGERIKTEEAEDSIFGLVLFNDWSARDIQAWEYVPLGPFLGKSFASSVSPWVVTIEALEPFRTGSPSPEEDLLPYLQCEKDHSFDINLEVFIQPKEAKETQVCRSNYKYLYWNIAQQLAHQTVNGCNINVGDMYASGTISGPTEDSFGSMLELAWKGTRPLRLDCGAERSFIEDGDTVKMRGYAEKDDVRVGFGEVCTEVIPSNGKD